A window of Brevibacterium ihuae contains these coding sequences:
- a CDS encoding 3-isopropylmalate dehydrogenase — MTTFKIAVMPGDGIGTEVIPEGLKVLQRAIDASGDPVELDTTTFEASAQRWHATGETLTDAELEDLRTHDAIYFGACGDPSVPSGVLERGIILKMRFGLEHAVNMRPSKFFAGATSPLANPGEIDFVVVREGTEGSYTGQGGSLRTDTPYEVATEVSVNTWHGIERTVRFAFEKAQSRRQKLTYVHKHNVMVHAGHLWRRVVEHVAADYPDVAVNYEHTDACTIYMVTDPSRYDVIVTDNLFGDILTDLAAAVTGGIGLAASANLNVDGTAPSLFEPIHGSAPDIAGQGIADPTATILSAALMADSLGLDVVAKTIQAAVEADLAERGHAKRTTAEVGDAIAARIG, encoded by the coding sequence AAGGTCCTCCAGCGCGCGATCGACGCGAGCGGGGATCCGGTCGAGCTTGACACCACGACCTTCGAGGCCTCCGCGCAGCGCTGGCACGCGACCGGGGAGACCCTCACCGACGCCGAGCTCGAGGATCTCCGGACCCATGACGCGATCTACTTCGGCGCGTGCGGCGATCCGAGCGTGCCCTCGGGCGTGCTCGAGCGCGGGATCATCCTCAAGATGCGCTTCGGCCTCGAGCATGCGGTGAACATGCGCCCCTCGAAGTTCTTCGCCGGCGCCACCTCGCCGCTGGCGAACCCCGGAGAGATCGACTTCGTCGTCGTCCGTGAGGGCACCGAGGGCTCCTACACCGGGCAGGGCGGCAGCCTGCGGACGGACACCCCGTACGAGGTCGCCACCGAGGTCTCGGTGAACACGTGGCACGGCATCGAGCGCACCGTGCGATTCGCTTTCGAGAAGGCGCAGAGCCGGCGGCAGAAGCTCACCTACGTCCACAAGCACAACGTCATGGTCCACGCCGGCCACCTGTGGCGTCGCGTTGTCGAGCACGTCGCGGCGGACTACCCCGATGTCGCGGTGAACTACGAGCACACCGACGCCTGCACGATCTACATGGTCACGGACCCGAGCCGGTACGACGTCATCGTCACCGACAACCTGTTCGGCGACATCCTCACCGACCTCGCCGCGGCGGTCACCGGCGGTATCGGGCTCGCCGCCTCGGCGAACCTCAACGTCGACGGCACCGCGCCCAGCCTGTTCGAGCCGATCCACGGCTCCGCCCCCGACATCGCAGGCCAGGGCATCGCTGACCCGACGGCCACCATCCTCTCCGCGGCGCTCATGGCCGACTCGCTCGGCCTCGACGTCGTCGCGAAGACCATCCAGGCCGCGGTCGAGGCGGACCTCGCCGAGCGCGGGCACGCGAAGCGCACGACTGCCGAGGTGGGCGACGCCATCGCTGCCCGCATCGGCTGA